In Schistocerca piceifrons isolate TAMUIC-IGC-003096 chromosome 9, iqSchPice1.1, whole genome shotgun sequence, the following proteins share a genomic window:
- the LOC124717161 gene encoding uncharacterized protein LOC124717161 isoform X1, with protein MQNHAHGRSRAEAGRRLVATSFLVLVLSSTVLALPHPHQHALPEARRFAEKSNVLKKVSVDNNELDDVSTNSVQPQEGFSWSNMLSMFMQMLFNPQQGPNKSDSIDTEQGVAPSPWANLLSVGLKILTAILGGGNTAGDGIDKVDNGSPMQGILAAVLTALFGSRDPDQVATMAKQAGEFISIVVNLLDALKTSFSQRSMAARSIGKRDSISEAAVAGLALLKGYVRTLKTSDSSCMQRMVCEANQECSADTQGAIYCQLGTYATSFMLERSSDTPFDAFYDAGRRGRSGEDCRALFLSCNEV; from the exons ATGCAGAACCACGCCCACGGCCGCAGCAGGGCAGAGGCTGGTCGCCGGCTGGTGGCCACGAGCTTCCTGGTGCTGGTGCTAAGCTCGACGGTCCTCGCGCTGCCACACCCGCACCAGCACGCACTGCCAGAGGCACGCAGGTTCGCCGAGAAGTCCAATGTGCTCAAGAAGGTCTCTGTCGACAACAACGAACTCGACGACGTCTCCACCAACTCCGTCCAG CCACAGGAGGGGTTCTCGTGGAGTAACATGCTGAGCATGTTCATGCAGATGCTGTTCAACCCACAGCAGGGGCCTAACAAGTCCGACAGCATTGACACTGAGCAG GGAGTGGCTCCTTCGCCTTGGGCCAACCTGCTGTCTGTTGGACTCAAGATCCTCACAGCCATCCTTGGTGGTGGAAACACTGCTGGAGATGGCATAGACAAGGTTGACAATGGCAGCCCCATGCAG GGCATCCTCGCAGCCGTGCTGACGGCTCTGTTCGGTTCCCGGGACCCCGACCAAGTTGCGACCATGGCAAAGCAGGCCGGCGAG TTCATCAGCATCGTTGTTAACCTGCTGGATGCCCTCAAGACATCCTTCAGCCAGCGTTCGATGGCAGCCCGCTCCATCGGCAAGAGGGACTCCATTTCTGAAGCTGCTGTGGCCGGACTCGCTCTGCTCAAG GGCTATGTGAGGACACTGAAAACGAGTGACTCGAGCTGCATGCAGAGGATGGTGTGCGAGGCCAACCAGGAGTGCTCCGCCGACACCCAGGGAGCCATCTACTGCCAGCTGGGAAC GTACGCAACTAGCTTCATGCTCGAGAGATCGAGTGATACGCCTTTCGATGCCTTCTACGATGCTGGTAGAAGAGGAAGGAGTGGAGAGGACTGCCGAGCACTGTTCCTCTCCTGTAACGAAGTCTAG
- the LOC124717161 gene encoding uncharacterized protein LOC124717161 isoform X2: protein MQNHAHGRSRAEAGRRLVATSFLVLVLSSTVLALPHPHQHALPEARRFAEKSNVLKKVSVDNNELDDVSTNSVQPQEGFSWSNMLSMFMQMLFNPQQGPNKSDSIDTEQGVAPSPWANLLSVGLKILTAILGGGNTAGDGIDKVDNGSPMQFISIVVNLLDALKTSFSQRSMAARSIGKRDSISEAAVAGLALLKGYVRTLKTSDSSCMQRMVCEANQECSADTQGAIYCQLGTYATSFMLERSSDTPFDAFYDAGRRGRSGEDCRALFLSCNEV from the exons ATGCAGAACCACGCCCACGGCCGCAGCAGGGCAGAGGCTGGTCGCCGGCTGGTGGCCACGAGCTTCCTGGTGCTGGTGCTAAGCTCGACGGTCCTCGCGCTGCCACACCCGCACCAGCACGCACTGCCAGAGGCACGCAGGTTCGCCGAGAAGTCCAATGTGCTCAAGAAGGTCTCTGTCGACAACAACGAACTCGACGACGTCTCCACCAACTCCGTCCAG CCACAGGAGGGGTTCTCGTGGAGTAACATGCTGAGCATGTTCATGCAGATGCTGTTCAACCCACAGCAGGGGCCTAACAAGTCCGACAGCATTGACACTGAGCAG GGAGTGGCTCCTTCGCCTTGGGCCAACCTGCTGTCTGTTGGACTCAAGATCCTCACAGCCATCCTTGGTGGTGGAAACACTGCTGGAGATGGCATAGACAAGGTTGACAATGGCAGCCCCATGCAG TTCATCAGCATCGTTGTTAACCTGCTGGATGCCCTCAAGACATCCTTCAGCCAGCGTTCGATGGCAGCCCGCTCCATCGGCAAGAGGGACTCCATTTCTGAAGCTGCTGTGGCCGGACTCGCTCTGCTCAAG GGCTATGTGAGGACACTGAAAACGAGTGACTCGAGCTGCATGCAGAGGATGGTGTGCGAGGCCAACCAGGAGTGCTCCGCCGACACCCAGGGAGCCATCTACTGCCAGCTGGGAAC GTACGCAACTAGCTTCATGCTCGAGAGATCGAGTGATACGCCTTTCGATGCCTTCTACGATGCTGGTAGAAGAGGAAGGAGTGGAGAGGACTGCCGAGCACTGTTCCTCTCCTGTAACGAAGTCTAG